In Amphiura filiformis chromosome 2, Afil_fr2py, whole genome shotgun sequence, one DNA window encodes the following:
- the LOC140146007 gene encoding alpha-N-acetylgalactosaminide alpha-2,6-sialyltransferase 2-like, whose amino-acid sequence MEAYMKLFCILSIFGFIMWWFAATNLQTYCIQRNLPVARNCTKIRSNAEDDKIQAVLHNLESTIAPDSSLHVDTDFLQNIRWFLGNKSTVNYEKSYRHDDQYLKYMRCPNTVRRKMLAMKEMKGVYIPDMPLLMWNEHINKDEYKRLHDFSSIYGWKDMDYDVIASALNVLNSSSSRYLFDDRLINGKLPKGNSSCIRCAVIGNGGVLNGSKMGKEIDGNDYVFRVNTALTKGYEDDVGAKTSFYCFTVNTLTNTLMASRKYGFVAPPGNTDVRYIFFANELWTYQLINAYIRNVELPKDPIRNRSAPKFPKNLTAQNVKVVHPDFERYIKWSWVNSTRQHSEIYRPTTGGIMLLLAIHTCDEVNVYGFGGSYANFSEYYYDKTFRKHVNYANHDNNAENILWQRLHELGIINLYHRD is encoded by the exons ATGGAAGCGTATATGAAGCTATTTTGTATATTATCTATTTTTGGTTTTATTATGTGGTGGTTTGCCGCGACAAATCTTCAAACGTATTGCATACAACGAAATCTTCCTGTCGCAAGGAATTGTACAAAAATCAG GTCCAATGCAGAAGATGACAAGATACAAGCTGTTTTGCACAACTTAGAATCGACAATAGCTCCGGACAGTTCTCTACACGTAGATACAGACTTTCTTCAAAACATTCGGTGGTTCCTGGGAAATAAAAGCACTGTGAATTATGAGAAGTCATACAGACATGATGATCAGTATTTGAAATACATG AGATGCCCAAACACAGTAAGACGAAAAATGCTTGCCATGAAAGAGATGAAGGGCGTATACATTCCAGATATGCCGTTGTTAATGTGGAATGAGCATATCAATAAAGATGAATATAAACGATTGCACGATTTTTCATCCATCTATGGTTGGAAAGATATGGACTATGATG TTATTGCATCTGCTTTAAACGTGTTAAATTCATCTAGCAGTCGGTACTTATTTGACGATCGTCTGATCAATGGCAAGCTACCAAAGGGAAACTCATCTTGTATACGATGTGCAGTAATAGGAAATGGTGGGGTGTTGAACGGCTCAAAAATGGGCAAAGAGATAGATGGAAATGATTATGTATTTAG AGTCAACACTGCATTAACTAAAGGATACGAAGACGATGTGGGGGCAAAAACGTCGTTTTATTGTTTTACAGTTAACACATTAACAAACACTTTAATGGCGAGCAGGAAATATGGCTTCGTGGCTCCGCCCGGTAATACCGATGTTCGCTACATATTCTTCGCTAATGAACTATGGACTTATCagttaataaatgcgtatatTAGAAATGTGGAGCTTCCAAAAGATCCAATTAGAAATAG ATCTGCACCAAAATTCCCAAAGAATCTAACAGCGCAAAATGTCAAAGTAGTTCATCCCGACTTTGAAAGATATATAAAATGGAG TTGGGTAAATTCTACAAGACAGCACAGCGAAATATACAGACCTACAACAGGTGGAATAATGTTGCTATTAGCAATACATACTTGTGATGAA GTAAATGTATATGGTTTCGGTGGAAGTTATGCCAACTTTTCAGAATATTACTATGACAAAACATTTCGAAAGCATGTGAATTATGCCAATCATGACAATAACGCAGAAAATATCCTATGGCAACGACTACATGAATTAGGGATAATCAATCTCTACCACAGAGACTGA